In Mus musculus strain C57BL/6J chromosome 1, GRCm38.p6 C57BL/6J, a single genomic region encodes these proteins:
- the Dusp23 gene encoding dual specificity protein phosphatase 23: MGVQPPNFSWVLPGRLAGLALPRLPAHYQFLLDQGVRHLVSLTERGPPHSDSCPGLTLHRMRIPDFCPPSPEQIDQFVKIVDEANARGEAVGVHCALGFGRTGTMLACYLVKERALAAGDAIAEIRRLRPGSIETYEQEKAVFQFYQRTK, from the exons ATGGGCGTGCAACCCCCCAACTTCTCCTGGGTGCTTCCGGGACGGCTGGCCGGACTGGCGTTGCCCCGGCTGCCCGCGCACTACCAGTTCCTGCTGGACCAGGGTGTGCGGCACCTGGTGTCCCTGACGGAGCGCGGACCCCCTCACAGTGACAGCTGTCCCGGCCTCACGCTGCACCGAATGCGCATCCCTGACTTTTGCCCGCCGTCCCCGGAACAGATCGACCAATTTGTGAAGATCGTGGACGAGGCCAATGCCCGGGGAGAG GCTGTTGGAGTGCACTGTGCCCTAGGCTTTGGCCGCACTGGCACCATGCTAGCCTGCTACTTGGTGAAGGAGCGGGCTTTGGCCGCAGGAGATGCCATTGCTGAGATCCGGCGCCTGCGACCAGGATCCATTGAGACGTATGAACAGGAGAAGGCCGTCTTCCAGTTCTACCAGCGAACAAAATGA